Below is a genomic region from Rhodohalobacter sp. 614A.
CCGTCATTTCACCGATATCCACAAATATCTTCGGTTCCTGGAAGAAGTGATGATTCGAACGTGTGCAGATTTTGGTGTGTCTGCCGGACGAATTAAGGGATTGACGGGTGTTTGGGTCGGCCAGGAAAAAATATGCGCTATGGGAATCCACTGTTCAAGATGGGTTACCATGCACGGTTTTGCGCTGAATGTAAATACCGATTTGAGTTATTTTCAACATATTATTCCATGCGGAATCAAAGACCGAGAAGTAACCAGTCTTTCAAAATGTGTTGGCCATCCTGTTGATGAAACCGAGGTGAAAGACATCATTATCAAACATTTTGCAGATGTATTTAATGTAAAGATGAATAAACCCGATTCTGTGCCTGACACCTATTCGCAATTTTCGTACCTTTAGTTCCTAATAAAGAAGTCGTGTACGGCTTAGGTTGATTTATGATTAAAGAACTTGATGTTATAGAGAAGTCCGGGCCCGGCCAACGTCGCCCCGATTGGTTGAGAGTAAAACTTCCCTCCGGGCAAAAATTTAAAGAGGTTTCACAAACCATTAGTGATCATAAGCTGAACACGGTTTGTTCGGAAGCCCGTTGCCCGAATATGGGTGAGTGCTGGGGAGCCGGCACGGCAACATTTATGATTTTAGGTGATGTTTGCACGCGGTCGTGTTCGTTTTGTGCGGTAAAAACCGGCCGCCCGCCTAAAGGTCTTGATTGGGATGAACCCAAACGTGTAGCCGATGCAGCCCATAAAATGCAACTAAAGCACGTGGTACTTACCTCCGTCAACCGTGATGAACGAAAAGACGGTGGAGCGCCTATATTTGCGGAATGCCACAAAGTACTTCGTGAAACGATTGATGGCGTAACCATAGAGTCACTTATTCCCGATTTTCGTGGAGTGTGGGATGCTTTGCAGATTGTTATTGATACGCCGCCGGATGTATTGAGCCATAATCTGGAGTCGGTTCCGCGGCTTTATCGAAATGTGCGGCCGCAGGCAAAATACGAGCGGTCGTTAGAGCTGCTGCAGCGGTGTAAGGATCAGGGACTTCGGACAAAAACAGGTATCATGGTTGGATTGGGAGAAACCCGTGAAGAGGTTATTCAACTCATGCAGGATTGTGTAGATCATAATGTGGATGTTCTGACAATCGGACAATATATGCAGCCAACAAAAATGCATCATCCGGTTGTGGAATGGGTTCACCCCAAACAATTTGCCGAGTACAAAGAAATCGGCGAAACATTGGGCATAGAGCATGTTGAAAGCGGGCCTCTTGTTCGCTCTTCGTATCACGCTGAGCGGCATGTCTGACAAATTTAGTTGATCAGTTCGGTTCTACTGATTCGTTTTCTTATTTTCGGAAAAAATGAATATTGAACGGAAACGCTTCCAATGCTTGCACTAATCGTTGTAATCATAATTAGTTATTTGATCGGTTCAATTCCCAGTTCTCTGTGGACAGGGAGGCTCTTCTTTAAGGTGGATATTCGCGACCATGGAAGTGGAAATGCCGGCGCCACAAATACTTTCAGAATTCTGGGATGGAAAGCCGGTGTAGCCGTTCTTCTGTTCGATTTTGGTAAAGGATTGCTGTGTACAACTCTTGTCAGCCGGCTGGCATGGATCATTGGCAGCGGACCGGTTCGTATTTATCCCGGTTGGGATGTAGAGCCGATGCTTCTCATTGTATGTGGTGTGGCGGCTGTAATAGGCCATATGTTTCCGGTATACGCCAACTTTTCCGGCGGTAAAGGTGCCGCCACAGCTTGTGGAATGTTGTATGGAATTGAGCCGATTTCTATCAGTATTTCGCTGGCCGTTTTCCTGATTTTAATGTTCTCTACGCGGTACGTTTCGGTTGGATCTATAGCAGGTGCCATCGCATACCCGATTACACAACTGATTTTACGGTATGGTTTCGGTTGGGATATTGACGGAAGCATTTTACTATTCAGCAGCGCACTCGCTATCGGAATCGTTATCAAGCACAAAGGCAATATTAAAAGATTGTTAAACGGTACTGAAAACCGAGTTCGTTCGTTTAAACCTGCAAAGGGAAAATTGAATAAAGAGCAGACAGCAGCGTGAAAAAAATAAGCATTTTAGGAGCGGGAAGTTTTGGAACCGCAATAGCCGTTGTATTAGGGCAGAGCGGGTATCCAATTACCATTTGGGCCCGGGAACCAGAAGTTGTAGACGGCATCAACGAAACAGGATATAACCCGGAGTACATTTCGGATGTTGAACTCCCAAAATCTGTAAAGGCAAGCCATTCTATTGAGGATACTTTGAAAGGCGCAGATATGATTGTGTTTGCAACGCCATCTCACGCTATTCGTGAGGTTGCCAACAAGGCAAAAGAGTTTGTAACGGGTGATGAAATCATTGTTTCTGTTGCAAAAGGTATCGAACAGGATACGTTAATGACACCCTCACAAATTTTAGTAGATGTGTTGGAAGGAGCTGTGTTGGAAGATCAGATTGGAATTCTAACCGGACCAACCCATGCCGAGGAGGTAAGCAAATTCAAACCAACGGCAATTACGGCCTCTGCATATTCCAAACGGGCAGCGAGAATTATCCAGGAAACGTTTATGACACCGATGTTCCGCGTATACCTGAATCATGATATCCTGGGAGCTGAAATTGGCGGTGCACTGAAAAATATTATGGCGATTGCCGCAGGAATTATTGACGGCGCTGAATTAGGCGATAATGCCAAGGCGGCACTTATGACGCGTGGCCTGCACGAGATGAAGCGGATGGGATGCGTGTTGGGAGGCTCACAGGACACGTTTTCCGGTTTGACAGGAATGGGAGATTTAATCGTTACCTGCACAAGTCAGCACAGCCGGAATCGTTATGTAGGATATAACATTGGCCGCGGTTTGTCGTTACAAGAAATTACTTCGGGCATGAACATGATTGCCGAAGGTGTAAAAACCACGAAGTCAGTTCATCAATGGTCCCGGCGAAACAATATTGAGATGCCCATAACCGAAGCTGTGTATAAAGTGTTATTTGAGAAAATGGATCCCAAGGATGCCGTGAATGAGTTGATGACGCGCAATGCCAAAGACGAAATTATGATTTAAATTGGTTTCAGACGGTCTGTAAATCTTATAACTTCATGAAGTTATACATACGGCTCTTCATGAAGACTTCAAATCGAACCCCGACCTTCAATAAAATTCAAAACTATGATGCTTCCCAACGGTGAAATCATCATTTCCAGTATGAGTCCGGCGGACCTTCGCAACCTCATTCAAACCGGCGAAGGAATGTATCTCGAGTTTAAGAAAACGACTCCTTCCGTGGAAAAAATTGCCCGCGAAATTAGTGCATTTGCAAACTCAAAGGGTGGCACGATTCTCATCGGGGTAGATGATCGCAAAAATATTACCGGCATCAGCGCTTATTTCGAAGAGGAGTATGTGCTACACAAAGCGGCTTATGAATGTTGTGTGCCTGAAGTGCCGATTCAGATTGAACTGGTACACAGCGGGAATCAGGATGTAATGGTTGTCCGTGTGCCCGAAGCCGAGAAAAAACCCGTTTACAATAAAAGCAAAAAGAAACGGCTTGTGTTTGTACGGCGAGATGACGAAAGTGTGTTGGCAAGTGATGAACAGGTGGAGATTCTCAAAAATACGTATGCAGATGAAGGAGTAACATTTGAATATGGCAAGAATGAACAGATGCTCTTTCGTTATTTGAATGAATATGGAGAAATCACCGTTTTAAAATATTCGCAACTTGTAAATGTAACGACCTATCGGGCTTCAAAAATTCTTATTAATTTAGTAAGTGCTGGTGTTCTGAA
It encodes:
- the lipB gene encoding lipoyl(octanoyl) transferase LipB, encoding MMNSIDVYDLGSAPYRAVWDLQKRAQQSLIKQKRGENSDHKVLNDILFFVEHPHVYTLGKSGDSTHLLKGLSELSSINAEYIEIDRGGDITYHGPGQIVGYPILDLDRHFTDIHKYLRFLEEVMIRTCADFGVSAGRIKGLTGVWVGQEKICAMGIHCSRWVTMHGFALNVNTDLSYFQHIIPCGIKDREVTSLSKCVGHPVDETEVKDIIIKHFADVFNVKMNKPDSVPDTYSQFSYL
- the lipA gene encoding lipoyl synthase codes for the protein MIKELDVIEKSGPGQRRPDWLRVKLPSGQKFKEVSQTISDHKLNTVCSEARCPNMGECWGAGTATFMILGDVCTRSCSFCAVKTGRPPKGLDWDEPKRVADAAHKMQLKHVVLTSVNRDERKDGGAPIFAECHKVLRETIDGVTIESLIPDFRGVWDALQIVIDTPPDVLSHNLESVPRLYRNVRPQAKYERSLELLQRCKDQGLRTKTGIMVGLGETREEVIQLMQDCVDHNVDVLTIGQYMQPTKMHHPVVEWVHPKQFAEYKEIGETLGIEHVESGPLVRSSYHAERHV
- the plsY gene encoding glycerol-3-phosphate 1-O-acyltransferase PlsY — its product is MLALIVVIIISYLIGSIPSSLWTGRLFFKVDIRDHGSGNAGATNTFRILGWKAGVAVLLFDFGKGLLCTTLVSRLAWIIGSGPVRIYPGWDVEPMLLIVCGVAAVIGHMFPVYANFSGGKGAATACGMLYGIEPISISISLAVFLILMFSTRYVSVGSIAGAIAYPITQLILRYGFGWDIDGSILLFSSALAIGIVIKHKGNIKRLLNGTENRVRSFKPAKGKLNKEQTAA
- a CDS encoding NAD(P)H-dependent glycerol-3-phosphate dehydrogenase; the encoded protein is MKKISILGAGSFGTAIAVVLGQSGYPITIWAREPEVVDGINETGYNPEYISDVELPKSVKASHSIEDTLKGADMIVFATPSHAIREVANKAKEFVTGDEIIVSVAKGIEQDTLMTPSQILVDVLEGAVLEDQIGILTGPTHAEEVSKFKPTAITASAYSKRAARIIQETFMTPMFRVYLNHDILGAEIGGALKNIMAIAAGIIDGAELGDNAKAALMTRGLHEMKRMGCVLGGSQDTFSGLTGMGDLIVTCTSQHSRNRYVGYNIGRGLSLQEITSGMNMIAEGVKTTKSVHQWSRRNNIEMPITEAVYKVLFEKMDPKDAVNELMTRNAKDEIMI
- a CDS encoding AlbA family DNA-binding domain-containing protein — protein: MMLPNGEIIISSMSPADLRNLIQTGEGMYLEFKKTTPSVEKIAREISAFANSKGGTILIGVDDRKNITGISAYFEEEYVLHKAAYECCVPEVPIQIELVHSGNQDVMVVRVPEAEKKPVYNKSKKKRLVFVRRDDESVLASDEQVEILKNTYADEGVTFEYGKNEQMLFRYLNEYGEITVLKYSQLVNVTTYRASKILINLVSAGVLKLFNRSDTDYYGFSHSMK